The following coding sequences are from one Dethiosulfovibrio salsuginis window:
- a CDS encoding bifunctional metallophosphatase/5'-nucleotidase has product MSKRNGVIRVLAVLFLVLLSTCPLWAKDGVVNIVGFNDMHGKIFSYEATVKVDGEKVKEDVGGVARIATAIREIKAEDPGNTVVVQMGDTVEGPLFFFFHGKAELAGINAIPVDLGIPGNHEFDLGADVFGEFLKSASFPIICANLETTRDDLRLQPSWTKTLENGLKVGFFGLLCTELDSLTSPGPDVKAGQDLVAVSKKAVEDLKADGCDVVIALTHIGIEADRLVAQSVKGIHAILGGHSHTVMSAPEIVEGPDGWKTMIGQAGSMARYIGAMKLDIKDGLVDEANSSWKLIEMRQSIAKAQDVQAAIEPFGEELKKNLSKKVGTMPNNVDATRDVVRGQESALGNYLADGLRWKAGTDVAFVNGGGIRGDKIIPAGDVSYNTIMDVFPWGNTLQTFVLTGKELKEVMEVSGSALIGEGDKYEPNDRAPSGAFLQISGLKVLFDLSKEPALIDNDSKLIRPGSRVVSLEVKKGDEWKSVVDDQEYTVAVYSWTGSGGDKFYTFASKKGQDFYVSDSDVFAETVRHTDGIVDPVVDGRITIKR; this is encoded by the coding sequence GTGAGCAAAAGGAACGGTGTTATTCGTGTTTTAGCTGTTTTGTTTTTGGTTCTCCTTTCAACGTGCCCCCTATGGGCCAAAGACGGTGTCGTCAATATCGTCGGTTTCAACGATATGCACGGCAAGATATTCTCCTACGAGGCTACGGTAAAGGTCGACGGTGAAAAGGTCAAGGAAGACGTCGGCGGTGTCGCCAGAATAGCCACCGCTATCAGGGAGATAAAGGCCGAGGATCCAGGCAACACCGTAGTAGTCCAGATGGGCGACACGGTAGAGGGGCCTCTCTTCTTCTTTTTCCACGGGAAGGCCGAGTTAGCGGGGATAAACGCTATTCCGGTTGATCTCGGTATTCCGGGCAACCACGAGTTCGATCTTGGGGCGGATGTCTTCGGTGAGTTCCTGAAATCCGCATCTTTCCCGATCATCTGTGCTAACCTGGAGACTACCAGAGATGACCTGAGACTTCAACCTAGCTGGACTAAAACCCTTGAAAATGGGCTTAAAGTCGGTTTCTTCGGTCTTCTATGCACCGAGTTGGACTCCCTCACGAGCCCAGGTCCTGACGTCAAGGCGGGACAGGACCTTGTCGCAGTGTCGAAAAAAGCCGTTGAGGACCTCAAAGCCGACGGTTGCGATGTCGTAATAGCCCTTACCCACATAGGAATAGAGGCGGATAGGCTCGTCGCTCAGTCGGTAAAGGGAATACACGCCATACTGGGAGGACACAGCCATACCGTCATGAGCGCTCCGGAGATAGTCGAGGGGCCTGATGGATGGAAAACAATGATAGGCCAGGCCGGATCCATGGCCCGTTACATAGGTGCGATGAAGCTGGATATCAAAGACGGTCTCGTCGACGAGGCTAATAGCTCCTGGAAGCTCATAGAGATGCGCCAGTCCATAGCCAAGGCTCAGGACGTTCAGGCCGCAATTGAGCCCTTTGGCGAGGAACTCAAGAAAAACTTAAGCAAAAAGGTCGGAACCATGCCTAACAACGTCGACGCCACAAGGGACGTTGTCAGAGGACAGGAATCGGCCCTAGGCAACTATCTCGCCGACGGACTTCGCTGGAAAGCCGGGACAGACGTGGCCTTCGTAAACGGCGGTGGCATCAGAGGGGATAAAATTATCCCCGCAGGAGACGTCTCCTACAACACCATCATGGACGTGTTCCCCTGGGGTAACACCCTTCAGACCTTTGTCCTCACCGGCAAAGAGCTGAAAGAGGTCATGGAGGTCTCCGGTTCGGCTCTTATAGGAGAAGGCGACAAGTACGAGCCCAACGACAGAGCTCCCAGTGGGGCTTTCCTCCAGATCTCCGGTCTGAAGGTCCTGTTCGATCTCTCCAAAGAGCCTGCCCTGATAGACAACGATTCCAAGCTCATCAGGCCTGGGTCGAGGGTCGTCTCCCTTGAGGTCAAAAAAGGCGACGAGTGGAAGTCCGTTGTGGACGACCAGGAATACACCGTCGCCGTCTACTCCTGGACCGGAAGCGGTGGAGATAAGTTCTACACCTTTGCCTCGAAAAAGGGACAGGACTTCTACGTATCCGACTCCGACGTTTTTGCCGAGACGGTAAGGCACACCGACGGAATAGTCGACCCTGTTGTAGACGGAAGGATCACCATAAAACGCTAA